From Providencia sp. R33, a single genomic window includes:
- the sodA gene encoding superoxide dismutase [Mn], giving the protein MSYTLPALPYAYDALEPHFDKQTMEIHHTKHHQTYVTNTNTALEKLPELAGLDIDVLIQKLDQIPADQRTFVRNNAGGHSNHSMFWKGLKLNTELKGDLKAAIERDFGSVDAFKELFEKAAATRFGSGWAWLVLKDDGKLAVVSTANQDNPLMGEAISGASGYPIIGLDVWEHAYYLKFQNRRPDYIKAFWSVVNWDEAAARFASKAK; this is encoded by the coding sequence ATGAGTTATACATTACCTGCTTTACCTTATGCTTATGATGCGTTGGAACCACATTTTGACAAACAAACCATGGAAATCCACCACACTAAGCACCATCAAACCTATGTGACTAACACCAACACGGCGTTAGAAAAATTACCTGAATTAGCAGGTCTGGATATTGACGTTCTGATTCAAAAATTAGACCAAATTCCTGCTGATCAACGTACCTTCGTGCGTAACAATGCGGGTGGTCACTCAAACCACAGCATGTTCTGGAAAGGTTTGAAATTAAATACTGAATTAAAAGGCGACTTGAAAGCGGCTATCGAGCGCGATTTTGGTAGCGTTGATGCATTCAAAGAGCTGTTTGAGAAAGCAGCTGCAACTCGCTTTGGTTCAGGCTGGGCGTGGCTGGTTCTGAAAGATGACGGTAAATTAGCCGTTGTATCAACTGCTAACCAAGACAACCCATTAATGGGTGAAGCGATTTCTGGTGCTTCAGGTTACCCAATCATCGGTTTAGATGTGTGGGAACACGCATATTACCTGAAATTCCAAAACCGTCGCCCTGATTATATCAAAGCGTTCTGGTCAGTGGTTAACTGGGACGAAGCAGCTGCACGTTTCGCTTCAAAAGCTAAATAA
- the yiiM gene encoding 6-hydroxyaminopurine reductase: MSFLPQVFVGKVQATQSCGRSAIHKHAVDGLLMLGQLGLEGDEQAETRFHGGPDRALCHYPRDHYEFWLNAYPEQEDLFMASAFGENISTQGMTEDNVFIGNIYAWGDARIQVTQPRSPCYKLNGLTGVENFAQIMQDNGRCGWLYRVIKTGNVSTNSPLTLLSRNSDVSVQEAIMIAFHAPYDEQLYRRLLSAAGLSASWSLTMQNRLDNHRIEEFNHRLFGKRS, from the coding sequence ATGTCATTCCTACCCCAAGTCTTTGTCGGTAAAGTCCAAGCAACGCAATCTTGCGGCCGAAGTGCGATTCATAAACATGCGGTAGATGGGTTATTGATGTTGGGGCAGCTTGGGTTAGAGGGTGATGAACAAGCAGAAACGCGTTTTCATGGTGGGCCTGATCGAGCGCTTTGCCATTATCCTCGTGATCACTATGAATTTTGGCTGAATGCATATCCTGAACAAGAAGATTTGTTTATGGCATCAGCATTTGGTGAAAATATATCCACACAGGGAATGACCGAAGATAATGTATTTATCGGTAACATTTATGCGTGGGGGGATGCACGAATTCAGGTTACTCAACCTCGCTCACCTTGCTATAAACTCAATGGCCTAACTGGTGTGGAAAACTTCGCTCAAATCATGCAAGACAACGGCCGTTGTGGGTGGTTATATCGTGTGATTAAAACGGGGAATGTCAGTACTAATTCACCGCTAACGCTATTGAGCCGCAACAGTGATGTTTCAGTACAAGAGGCGATAATGATTGCATTTCACGCCCCCTATGATGAGCAGCTGTATCGTAGGCTCCTGAGTGCAGCAGGGTTATCAGCTAGTTGGAGCCTAACGATGCAAAACCGCCTTGATAATCACCGTATTGAAGAATTTAACCACCGTTTATTTGGCAAACGCAGTTAG
- a CDS encoding ATP-binding cassette domain-containing protein, whose translation MLKSLLYTVRSAIFWMVFAAILDGLCGLLLVYVIFSWSLDIIMPMTLLAACSLIAFLTTFIATQKGYLAGGLVMRYLANALIRHLPLSLQPIKNANHLVAGPVSHIMSVPAHLLHPIISGLITPFTVVLGAFIYQPIFGCLLLFIGLVLLFTLRLCGQKMVFFEQQTHVSEQDVIRQLDQFALHQPLIRRAGVSQSQHQQLTSALASQYQTQKQLQRQSLPFHLLFSSAIQIIFIALFYLGIQKMNQGDMPLSLWLAGMVLLARFIEPIWLLSHLNQSLRQAKQSIEQVESALITPELVFPYRAPAPENKDIRCQQLSFYNDEKKRILNNITVNFTQNTFTAIVGPSGAGKSTLLSLLARLQDPTQGSVSYGNKNLMELSQEALCSKRGVLLQDSALFRGSVRQNLTLENSNIDDREVNTLLSKLNFEDIPDFLNRDVGASGMALSGGQKQRLCIARLFLLHPDIILMDEPTASLDTINTASVISLITLAGQQTRIVVTHHPNLACLADNIVYMEDGEIIAQGSHAELMAGTPWYQQFIGQS comes from the coding sequence ATGCTTAAGTCCTTATTATATACGGTACGCAGCGCCATTTTTTGGATGGTATTCGCGGCTATTTTAGATGGACTCTGCGGGCTATTACTGGTGTATGTTATTTTCAGTTGGTCGTTAGACATTATCATGCCGATGACTTTATTGGCTGCATGTAGCCTGATTGCCTTTCTGACCACCTTTATTGCCACCCAAAAAGGCTACTTAGCGGGTGGATTAGTGATGCGCTACCTTGCTAACGCGTTAATTCGCCACTTACCCTTGTCATTACAGCCGATCAAAAATGCCAATCACTTAGTGGCAGGGCCCGTTTCACACATTATGTCAGTCCCTGCACATCTATTGCATCCCATTATTAGCGGGTTAATCACGCCATTCACTGTTGTATTAGGGGCATTTATTTACCAACCTATTTTTGGATGTCTGCTTTTATTTATAGGGCTGGTTTTATTATTTACCTTGCGCCTTTGTGGTCAAAAGATGGTATTTTTTGAGCAGCAAACCCATGTATCTGAACAAGATGTTATTCGCCAACTCGACCAGTTTGCGCTCCACCAGCCACTCATCCGCCGTGCAGGCGTTAGCCAATCTCAGCACCAACAACTCACGAGTGCGTTAGCATCACAGTATCAAACACAGAAACAATTACAGCGCCAAAGTTTGCCATTCCATTTACTGTTTTCAAGCGCTATCCAAATCATTTTCATCGCATTGTTTTATTTAGGTATTCAAAAAATGAACCAAGGTGACATGCCATTAAGCTTATGGTTAGCGGGGATGGTATTATTAGCGCGGTTTATTGAACCAATCTGGCTTCTTTCGCATTTAAACCAATCATTAAGACAAGCAAAACAATCGATTGAACAGGTCGAATCCGCGTTGATTACCCCTGAATTAGTATTTCCCTATCGAGCCCCTGCCCCTGAGAATAAGGATATTCGTTGCCAACAGTTATCTTTCTATAACGATGAAAAAAAACGAATTTTAAATAACATTACCGTCAATTTTACTCAAAATACTTTCACAGCCATCGTTGGCCCATCTGGCGCAGGGAAAAGTACCCTCTTAAGCTTACTCGCTCGTCTACAAGACCCGACTCAAGGCTCCGTTAGTTACGGTAATAAAAACCTGATGGAATTATCGCAAGAAGCGTTATGTTCGAAGCGTGGGGTTTTATTGCAAGACAGCGCGCTCTTTCGCGGTAGCGTACGGCAAAACTTAACATTAGAAAATTCTAATATTGATGACCGAGAGGTTAACACTCTGCTTTCAAAGTTAAATTTTGAGGATATTCCTGATTTTCTAAACCGAGACGTCGGCGCGAGTGGCATGGCACTTTCTGGCGGGCAAAAACAGCGTCTATGTATTGCACGACTATTTCTGCTCCACCCAGATATCATTTTAATGGATGAACCAACAGCAAGCCTTGATACCATCAATACCGCTTCCGTGATTTCCCTAATCACTCTAGCGGGTCAGCAAACTCGCATTGTAGTTACTCATCACCCTAACCTTGCGTGTTTAGCAGATAACATCGTCTATATGGAAGATGGAGAGATTATTGCTCAAGGCAGCCATGCAGAACTTATGGCTGGCACACCTTGGTACCAGCAATTTATTGGTCAGTCCTAA
- a CDS encoding ABC transporter ATP-binding protein, whose translation MYRALWTLLRPYRSILLVAVILQAIAGLCSLIPWVAISQIAISPVHQYVNWVIIACIGGIVWLVCQTLAMYLTHQTDSHLCHQLRLQILDKIGKLPLNHFAQQGRDGISQVIDRDVRYLHQLTAHAPADLTKLIVVPVAAVLILLWQSVLLTLFCLLPLVAAVFLFRAMRAPRYQHLYAARNGTMAHLYSQYAELADNPLFARQYPNQGIQKRASLALQDFETAFIRWIGKIGALSSLTQIGISATLLSFWVILGVMLIPSPISLAQVILFILLIQSIAAPVAAMGHGADALNLAVSASQRIEKLLNEPEMQYGKKILDTTSCHLQLTQVSVTLGDKNLLSQVDIDITGGELIAIVGPSGAGKSTLLQLMARFLDPSQGTVLFNQTPLPELSLATLNQQVAIVMQNPQPMPCSLRENLQLFAPNATESDLHYYLEALNLLPLVQQSPKGLDSVIGKEIVLSGGESQRLAIARALLSPAPLLLFDEPTSALDPQNAQRVLSLLHAESRTCVFVTHHLDSLNLANRVLLMKEGQLIAQGSHKDLAEISMDYQQLLSALEENHA comes from the coding sequence ATGTACCGCGCACTTTGGACATTGCTTCGTCCCTATCGCTCAATTTTACTGGTTGCTGTGATTTTACAAGCCATCGCAGGTCTTTGCTCTCTCATCCCATGGGTGGCCATCAGCCAAATTGCCATATCTCCCGTTCATCAATATGTTAACTGGGTCATTATCGCCTGCATTGGGGGGATAGTCTGGTTAGTTTGCCAAACTCTCGCCATGTACCTCACACACCAGACAGATAGCCACCTTTGCCACCAATTGCGATTACAGATACTTGATAAGATAGGAAAATTACCCTTAAACCACTTTGCTCAGCAAGGTAGAGATGGTATTTCACAGGTGATTGACCGTGATGTCCGCTACCTCCACCAATTAACCGCTCATGCGCCTGCAGATCTCACCAAATTGATAGTCGTACCTGTTGCCGCCGTGCTCATTTTGCTGTGGCAAAGCGTCTTATTAACGCTTTTTTGCCTTCTCCCTTTAGTCGCTGCAGTTTTTTTATTCCGTGCAATGCGAGCACCACGCTACCAACACTTATATGCAGCTCGCAATGGCACCATGGCGCACCTCTATAGCCAATATGCTGAATTAGCCGATAACCCGTTATTCGCTAGGCAATACCCAAATCAAGGAATACAAAAACGAGCATCACTCGCACTACAAGATTTTGAAACCGCCTTTATTCGTTGGATTGGTAAAATTGGGGCATTAAGTTCACTCACCCAAATCGGCATCAGTGCTACCTTGCTGTCTTTCTGGGTCATTTTGGGTGTGATGCTGATTCCCAGCCCAATTTCACTCGCTCAAGTCATTCTATTTATTCTACTAATACAAAGCATCGCAGCCCCCGTTGCAGCGATGGGGCACGGTGCTGATGCATTAAACCTTGCGGTCAGTGCATCACAACGCATTGAGAAATTATTAAATGAGCCTGAAATGCAGTACGGTAAGAAAATACTCGATACAACCTCTTGCCACCTCCAACTGACTCAAGTCAGTGTAACTCTTGGCGATAAAAACCTTTTGTCTCAGGTTGATATCGATATTACTGGCGGTGAACTCATCGCGATAGTCGGGCCATCCGGTGCAGGGAAAAGCACATTATTACAGCTCATGGCACGCTTTTTAGACCCTTCACAAGGCACTGTTTTATTTAACCAAACACCGCTTCCTGAACTTTCGTTAGCCACGTTAAATCAACAAGTGGCCATTGTGATGCAAAACCCGCAGCCTATGCCCTGCTCGTTAAGGGAAAACTTGCAGCTTTTTGCCCCTAACGCGACAGAGAGTGACTTGCACTACTACCTTGAGGCCCTCAATTTATTACCATTGGTGCAGCAATCCCCTAAAGGCCTTGATAGTGTGATAGGAAAAGAAATCGTGTTATCTGGCGGGGAATCCCAACGACTCGCCATTGCACGAGCCTTATTATCCCCAGCCCCGTTATTGTTGTTCGATGAACCTACCTCTGCGCTGGATCCGCAAAATGCTCAGCGGGTCTTATCGCTATTACATGCTGAATCGCGAACCTGCGTATTCGTCACGCATCATCTAGATAGCTTAAACCTCGCTAATCGCGTCTTGCTTATGAAAGAAGGCCAACTGATAGCACAAGGCTCTCACAAAGATCTAGCCGAAATATCAATGGATTATCAGCAATTACTGAGTGCCTTGGAGGAAAATCATGCTTAA
- a CDS encoding LysR substrate-binding domain-containing protein: MQYDLNDLYYYVKVVEHGGFSQAGLALGIPKSKLSRRIADLEQKLNVSLIYRSTRQFHVTEVGQVFYQQCKNVVDEAEIAHELICSVQSHPKGTIKLSCPVALLQVYLNELLVDFMVQYPDIDIQILAVNRPVDVISEGLDLAIRVRSLPLDDSGLTMKVLGYSRRILVASPLLFAEQGAPIEPEKLVDYPILANTEHSQNYTLTLKNSDDLSFTQHFTPKLATTDVLTLYRAALKGIGIARLPYGVVEKEIAAGELVEVLPEWRFPEDIIHAVYPSRKGLLPSVQLLLNYLADNISPSVK, from the coding sequence ATGCAATATGATTTAAATGACCTCTATTATTACGTCAAAGTGGTCGAACATGGCGGCTTTTCCCAAGCTGGTTTAGCATTAGGGATCCCAAAATCCAAGCTGAGCCGACGTATTGCCGATTTAGAGCAAAAGCTCAATGTTTCATTGATTTACCGCTCAACACGCCAATTCCATGTTACGGAAGTAGGCCAAGTGTTTTATCAACAGTGTAAGAATGTGGTGGATGAAGCAGAAATCGCCCATGAACTTATTTGTTCTGTACAGTCCCACCCCAAAGGCACGATTAAACTTTCATGCCCAGTGGCGTTATTGCAGGTTTACTTGAATGAGCTGCTGGTGGATTTTATGGTGCAATATCCGGATATTGATATTCAAATTTTAGCGGTGAATCGCCCCGTTGATGTGATAAGTGAAGGGTTAGATTTGGCTATCAGAGTGCGTTCTTTACCCCTTGATGACTCGGGGTTGACGATGAAAGTGCTGGGGTATTCACGCAGGATATTGGTCGCGAGCCCACTGTTATTTGCAGAACAAGGTGCACCAATTGAGCCTGAAAAACTAGTGGATTACCCTATTTTGGCAAATACGGAACATTCGCAGAATTACACACTGACCTTAAAAAATAGCGACGATCTCAGCTTTACGCAGCATTTTACCCCTAAATTAGCGACAACCGATGTGCTGACTTTGTACCGTGCGGCGCTCAAAGGGATTGGTATTGCGAGGTTACCTTATGGGGTGGTGGAAAAGGAAATTGCGGCGGGGGAGCTGGTGGAAGTGTTACCTGAATGGCGTTTCCCTGAAGATATTATTCATGCGGTGTATCCTTCTCGCAAAGGGTTGTTACCTTCCGTGCAATTATTACTGAATTATTTGGCTGATAACATTTCTCCGTCAGTAAAATAA
- a CDS encoding pirin family protein: protein MKKIIGIYQSPRSHWVGDGFPVRSMFSYSNHGKYLNPFLLLDRAGPFAFPSSDAANRGVGEHPHRGFETVTIVYDGEVAHHDSTGEGGVIGPGDVQWMTAASGILHQEYQSDDFMKKGGTLDMVQLWVNLPAKDKSAAPGYQLLESQTMPKVTLPNEAGTLRVIAGDYLGHKGAARTFTPLDVWDLQLNKGKTVGIQTKSGRNVGLVMLRGSIFVDGRSALNEGELMILDDTQSNIVLEATEDALVLLLSGDPIDEPVVGYGPFVMNSMEEINEAVNDFNSGKFGRIPETQ, encoded by the coding sequence ATGAAAAAAATTATTGGTATCTATCAATCTCCACGGAGCCATTGGGTTGGTGATGGTTTCCCTGTTCGCTCAATGTTTAGCTACAGCAACCACGGGAAATACCTAAACCCTTTCTTATTACTCGATAGAGCGGGGCCATTTGCATTCCCAAGCTCAGATGCGGCAAATCGTGGTGTCGGTGAACACCCACACCGCGGGTTTGAAACCGTCACGATTGTTTATGATGGGGAAGTTGCCCACCATGACTCAACGGGGGAAGGTGGTGTCATTGGCCCAGGGGATGTTCAGTGGATGACAGCCGCATCGGGTATTTTGCATCAAGAATACCAATCTGATGACTTTATGAAAAAAGGCGGCACCCTTGATATGGTGCAGTTGTGGGTCAATTTGCCTGCAAAAGACAAATCCGCCGCACCGGGCTATCAGCTATTGGAAAGCCAAACGATGCCGAAAGTCACGCTGCCCAATGAAGCCGGCACACTGCGCGTCATCGCGGGGGATTATTTAGGCCATAAAGGTGCAGCTAGAACCTTTACCCCATTAGATGTTTGGGATTTACAGCTCAATAAAGGCAAAACCGTCGGTATTCAGACTAAATCAGGTCGCAATGTGGGATTAGTGATGCTGCGTGGTTCAATATTTGTTGATGGGCGCTCTGCCTTAAACGAAGGCGAGCTAATGATCCTTGATGATACACAAAGCAATATTGTGTTAGAAGCAACAGAAGACGCATTGGTGCTACTATTAAGCGGCGACCCAATTGATGAGCCTGTTGTTGGCTATGGCCCATTTGTTATGAATAGCATGGAAGAAATTAATGAAGCCGTAAATGACTTCAACAGTGGCAAATTTGGCCGTATTCCTGAAACGCAATAA
- a CDS encoding hydrolase, with product MSIPANFNGQRPVINPNDAVMLLIDHQSGLFQTVGDMPMTELRARAAVLAKMASLAKIPVITTASVPQGPNGPLIPEIHQNAPHAQYIARRGEINAWDNPEFVAAVKATGKKQLIIAGTITSVCMAFPAISAVMDGYQVFVVIDASGTYSKMAQEITLARVVQAGVVPMDTAAVASELQGTWNREDAAEWAMAYTQIFPAYQLLIESYSKAQDVLKSNEQLDSER from the coding sequence ATGAGTATTCCAGCTAATTTTAATGGTCAGCGTCCTGTTATTAACCCGAACGATGCGGTGATGTTATTAATTGACCACCAAAGTGGGCTTTTCCAAACTGTCGGTGATATGCCGATGACTGAATTGCGTGCTCGCGCTGCGGTACTGGCAAAAATGGCTTCACTGGCGAAAATCCCAGTGATCACCACGGCTTCTGTGCCACAAGGCCCTAATGGCCCTCTGATCCCTGAAATCCATCAAAATGCCCCTCATGCACAATACATTGCCCGCCGCGGTGAAATTAATGCGTGGGACAACCCTGAATTTGTTGCTGCAGTGAAAGCGACAGGTAAAAAACAGCTGATTATTGCAGGCACTATCACTAGTGTTTGCATGGCTTTCCCTGCTATTAGTGCTGTGATGGATGGCTACCAAGTTTTTGTTGTGATTGATGCATCAGGTACTTACAGCAAAATGGCACAAGAAATTACATTAGCGCGCGTGGTTCAAGCCGGCGTGGTACCGATGGATACCGCGGCAGTTGCTTCTGAATTGCAAGGTACTTGGAACCGTGAAGATGCCGCTGAATGGGCGATGGCATACACGCAAATTTTCCCTGCTTATCAATTGCTGATTGAAAGCTATAGTAAAGCGCAGGACGTTTTGAAAAGTAATGAACAATTAGATTCAGAACGCTAA
- a CDS encoding YceI family protein — protein MSKIALPLLASLLVFGTAQAADYKLDPTHTKVVFYIDHFNTSTNSGGFHNISGNMTYSPEK, from the coding sequence ATGAGCAAAATTGCACTGCCGTTATTGGCATCTTTATTGGTTTTTGGAACAGCACAGGCAGCAGACTATAAATTAGACCCAACCCACACCAAAGTGGTGTTTTATATTGACCATTTCAATACTTCTACCAATAGCGGTGGATTTCATAATATCAGTGGGAATATGACCTATTCACCTGAAAAATAA
- the trpS gene encoding tryptophan--tRNA ligase — translation MSTPTEKLKQSQKPIVFSGAQPSGELTIGNYMGALRQWVQMQDDFDCIYCIVDQHAITVRQDPVELRKRTLDTLALYLACGIDPKKSTIFVQSHVPQHAQLSWALNCYTYFGELSRMTQFKDKSARHAENINAGLFDYPVLMAADILIYQTNQVPVGIDQKQHLELSRDIAQRFNAIYGDIFTVPDPFIPTGGGARVMALQDPTKKMSKSDDNRNNVIALLEDPKSVVKKIKRAMTDSEEPPRIRYDLENKPGVSNLLDIMAGVTGKKIAELEAEFEGQMYGHLKGAVAEAVSDMLTGLQARYHEFRDNEALLNQIMDEGATKAAARAQETLDKVYEAIGFVKRPQL, via the coding sequence ATGAGCACTCCCACTGAAAAACTAAAGCAATCCCAGAAACCTATCGTATTCAGCGGCGCACAGCCTTCCGGTGAATTAACCATCGGTAACTACATGGGTGCATTACGTCAGTGGGTACAGATGCAAGATGATTTTGACTGCATTTACTGTATCGTTGACCAACACGCCATCACCGTTCGCCAAGACCCTGTCGAACTGCGTAAAAGAACTCTCGATACCCTTGCGCTCTATTTAGCCTGTGGCATTGACCCGAAAAAAAGCACTATTTTTGTGCAATCCCATGTGCCACAACATGCACAGCTCAGCTGGGCACTGAATTGCTACACTTATTTCGGCGAACTCAGCCGCATGACCCAATTCAAAGACAAGTCAGCGCGCCATGCCGAAAACATCAACGCAGGTTTATTTGATTACCCCGTGCTGATGGCGGCAGATATTTTGATTTACCAAACTAATCAAGTACCTGTTGGTATTGACCAAAAACAGCACCTTGAATTAAGCCGCGATATCGCACAGCGTTTCAATGCCATTTATGGTGATATTTTCACAGTTCCAGATCCGTTCATCCCAACAGGGGGCGGTGCTCGCGTCATGGCACTGCAAGATCCAACTAAGAAAATGTCCAAGTCTGATGACAACCGCAATAACGTAATCGCACTGCTTGAAGACCCAAAATCTGTTGTGAAAAAAATCAAACGTGCCATGACAGACTCTGAAGAGCCGCCTCGCATTCGTTATGATTTAGAAAACAAACCGGGAGTTTCCAACTTACTGGATATCATGGCGGGTGTGACAGGTAAGAAAATTGCAGAACTCGAAGCGGAATTTGAAGGCCAAATGTACGGTCATCTTAAAGGTGCCGTTGCAGAAGCCGTATCTGACATGCTGACAGGCTTACAGGCGCGTTACCACGAGTTCCGTGATAACGAAGCACTGCTAAACCAAATTATGGATGAAGGCGCAACCAAAGCCGCTGCTCGCGCTCAAGAAACTTTGGACAAAGTGTACGAAGCGATTGGCTTTGTAAAACGTCCCCAGCTGTAA
- a CDS encoding phosphoglycolate phosphatase encodes MTQVVLENIKAVAFDLDGTLVDSAGGLAEAIDNMLNDFDFPPAGKERVSIWVGNGVDVLVERALTWANATITPDLQKQARQSFDKYYAVSVTTGSELFPEVRETLEQLAKHGLPMGIVTNKATPFIAPLLKKLNIDHYFSLVLGSDDVKALKPHPAPLYLTMGTFGLRKEELLFVGDSRNDIIAARNAGCPCVGLTYGYNYGESIALTEPDCVLTHFSGLLPAIGLSEIK; translated from the coding sequence ATGACTCAAGTTGTATTAGAGAATATCAAAGCCGTTGCTTTCGATTTAGATGGAACCCTTGTTGACAGTGCCGGTGGCTTAGCAGAAGCCATCGACAACATGCTGAACGATTTTGATTTTCCCCCCGCTGGCAAAGAACGCGTCTCAATCTGGGTTGGTAATGGAGTCGACGTCTTAGTTGAGCGAGCGCTCACTTGGGCTAATGCCACCATCACACCTGACTTGCAAAAACAAGCTCGCCAAAGCTTTGATAAATATTATGCCGTATCTGTCACAACTGGCAGTGAGCTGTTTCCTGAAGTCAGAGAAACACTCGAACAGTTGGCAAAACATGGGCTACCAATGGGAATTGTGACAAACAAAGCGACCCCATTTATTGCCCCTCTGCTAAAAAAATTGAATATCGACCACTATTTCTCCCTTGTGTTAGGCAGCGACGATGTTAAAGCCTTAAAACCGCACCCTGCTCCCCTCTACTTAACAATGGGGACCTTCGGTTTACGCAAAGAAGAATTGCTTTTTGTCGGTGATTCCCGTAATGATATTATTGCAGCGCGAAACGCTGGATGCCCGTGTGTCGGTCTGACCTACGGTTATAACTATGGTGAATCTATTGCATTGACAGAGCCTGACTGCGTGTTAACCCATTTTTCAGGCCTATTACCTGCAATCGGTTTATCTGAAATAAAATAA
- the rpe gene encoding ribulose-phosphate 3-epimerase produces MKNFLIAPSILSADFARLGEDTANVLAAGADIVHFDVMDNHYVPNLTFGAPICKALRDYGITAPIDVHLMVKPVDRIIPDFAKAGATHISFHPEASDHVDRSLQLIRESGCTAGLVFNPATPLSYLDYVMDKVDMILLMSVNPGFGGQSFIPQTLNKLRQVRKLIDESGYDIRLEVDGGVKVNNIAEIAAAGADTFVAGSAIFDQPDYKTVIDAMRVELQKVSQ; encoded by the coding sequence ATGAAAAACTTCCTCATTGCCCCATCTATTTTATCTGCTGACTTTGCCCGTTTAGGCGAAGATACCGCCAATGTCCTCGCGGCAGGCGCGGATATCGTGCATTTTGATGTTATGGATAACCATTACGTTCCTAATCTGACGTTTGGGGCGCCAATTTGTAAGGCATTACGTGATTACGGCATTACAGCCCCCATTGACGTTCACTTAATGGTAAAACCCGTCGACAGGATCATTCCTGATTTTGCAAAAGCGGGTGCAACACACATTAGTTTCCACCCTGAAGCCAGCGATCACGTTGACCGCTCATTGCAATTAATCAGAGAAAGCGGCTGTACTGCAGGTCTGGTATTTAACCCAGCAACGCCACTGAGCTACCTTGATTATGTGATGGATAAAGTGGATATGATTTTGCTGATGTCAGTTAACCCAGGCTTTGGTGGCCAATCCTTTATCCCACAAACCCTCAATAAGTTGCGCCAAGTCCGTAAATTAATTGATGAAAGTGGCTATGATATCCGCTTGGAAGTCGATGGCGGTGTGAAAGTGAATAATATCGCAGAGATTGCCGCAGCAGGTGCCGACACCTTCGTTGCAGGCTCAGCTATCTTTGATCAGCCAGATTACAAAACCGTTATCGATGCAATGCGTGTTGAATTACAAAAGGTATCTCAATGA
- the dam gene encoding adenine-specific DNA-methyltransferase → MKKKRAFLKWAGGKYPLVEEIKKHLPQGDCLIEPFVGAGSVFLNTSYESYILADINSDLINLYNTVKHRTDFFIEEAQRIFTPEFNTSEQYYLMREAFNKSDDMEKRSVLFLYLNRHCYNGLCRYNSKGEFNVPFGRYKKPYFPKEELLWFAEKAQQATFITQHYGETLLNAREGSVIYCDPPYAPLSETANFTAYHTNSFSALEQQNLAILAHKLSTESKIPVLISNHDTPSTREWYHQAQLHIVKVRRTISRNILNRSKVNELLALYTNEINSLSPRKTNKKKMQQPVPSAEWLSDND, encoded by the coding sequence ATGAAAAAAAAACGCGCTTTTTTAAAATGGGCTGGGGGTAAATACCCCCTTGTGGAAGAAATCAAAAAACACCTTCCACAAGGTGATTGCTTAATTGAGCCTTTTGTTGGTGCAGGGTCAGTGTTTTTAAATACCAGCTATGAATCTTACATACTGGCAGATATCAACAGTGACCTCATCAACCTCTATAATACAGTTAAACACCGAACTGACTTTTTTATTGAAGAAGCCCAGCGCATCTTCACGCCTGAATTTAATACTTCAGAACAATACTATTTGATGCGTGAAGCGTTTAATAAATCCGATGATATGGAAAAACGCAGCGTGCTTTTTTTATACTTAAATCGCCACTGTTATAATGGCTTGTGCCGTTATAACTCAAAGGGTGAATTTAACGTGCCTTTTGGCCGCTATAAAAAACCCTACTTCCCCAAAGAAGAACTTTTGTGGTTTGCAGAGAAAGCACAACAAGCCACTTTTATCACTCAGCACTATGGTGAAACCTTGTTAAATGCAAGGGAAGGCTCCGTCATCTACTGTGATCCACCTTATGCACCACTTTCTGAAACAGCAAATTTCACGGCTTACCACACCAATTCATTTAGCGCGCTAGAGCAACAAAATTTGGCGATTTTGGCGCATAAATTATCAACAGAAAGTAAAATCCCAGTGTTGATATCAAATCATGATACCCCCTCAACCAGAGAGTGGTATCATCAAGCTCAATTGCATATTGTTAAAGTACGTCGCACCATTAGTAGAAATATATTAAACCGTAGTAAAGTCAATGAATTACTGGCTTTGTATACGAATGAAATTAATAGCCTTTCTCCTAGAAAAACGAATAAGAAAAAAATGCAACAACCTGTACCTAGCGCTGAATGGCTCTCAGATAACGACTAA